GCTGGGTCATCATCGACAATATTGTAAACTTTCCTAAAAACGAAGATCAAAGGCagtaaataagaaaattgtttCCAAAGCAAGAAGATTTTTAACAAACAAGGTTGAAAAGATTTAAACTTAGAAGTTGGAAGAGAATGAGAAGATATTGTTATTAAAGAGTTCAGAAATAAGAGGGAAACAAAAGTAAAAGCAGTCACTATTTAATGAATAGTTCACGCCACTCAAAACTATGAAAACCAGAATTACTCAAAAACTCTCGTGCCCCCACGTAATTTTCGTGCAGGTGCATCAAAGCATGTCTATGGAGCTCCAAACTAGATAACATGTTACATGTTCTAAATGTAGATTGGTTAAGTGAAAACAAACTTTGGACCTGAGCTGCTAAGAAACATGTCTATCAAAATATATGGCTAACTAAAATACATGTGCACAAGAATATATGTTGCATGTGTGCCACATACACATCgcgtttgtttgtttgttttttttttttttttttttcttgtttttgttttttgttttgtttttttctggATAACGCAGGGAACCTTTCTAAAGAAAGCCCTTTGGACTCACTCTAGCCAGTAAAATCTATATCCAACTGTCCCCACCCATCAGAACCAAATGCTGACTACTCCAGGGGAATTTACCCCTGACAGAAGGTTAAAAAGAGTGACATATTAACAAATATGCCTTGCATAGTGTAAGCCTTTAAAGTGGGAGTTCGgtttttttattacataacattttcttttcctgtTAAGAAGGAAACTAGTCCCGAAGGAGATTCTTTAATACACTTGTATTTTTGTAGCAATCTCTCACAACCAGAATAATGTATGAGAAAGTAGAATTGAGTATAGGAAGGCTGAAGATTGTAACCTACCCAGGGGAAGGTGCATGTATACTGGCCTTGAGTGCCTGAGAAATGTCCTCAACATGAATTCTGGATGTGTATTGCCTGGATACTCTCATTTTCTGACTTTCTGACAGAGCTCCTTGCTTAATAATTGTATCAACAGCACTGAAATGGAAAAGTAGTTCACCAAAACATCAACCTTCGGCgtgaaaattttaaaccaatTTTGAACTCTATCAGAGTATTGGTTCTAGGAAAAAATGATTATTAATAAGCCAATACGAAATACATGGGTCAATATGGATATGTATCAACCTTTTCTATGATGGTCATGCAAAATGATATTGGCAACATTTCAGTGTGGACTTTAattaggtaaattttttttatagcatgAGACATCACGGCTAAATGAATATGTTGTAGTAAAATTCCAATGAGAAACTGACAATGTGATTGTACTAACtacatatatattcaatataagAGGCAGCAAATTTTCGTCATACTTTAATTTTCATTACAACCTTCTACCGGGGCCATAGATACCTCCAAGCCGAAATACTTGTGCTGAGAGCCCGAGATCATCACCCAGATTTAACCATCTCTTCTCAGCAACTAACCTTAAGTTAGCCAACTCGCTTGTAGGGGTAGTTGGGTAACTGCCATAGGAATACACACATGTTTAGGGACAATTGATGTCAGTGCATGTGCACGAGTTTGCATGCTTAAGTGGTTAAGTTTAGATTCACTAGCTTACTCCTCATCTACCCACGCACCACCGCAATCTCCATAAACACCTGCCAAACAAGCAATTTCTCCAGCATCAAAGATCTCATTCAGGAGctctagagaaaaataaaactgaaaaacagTTGGATCCAAGGATGAAAGAGTAGGAGTTGAAAAAAACACGAGTTCTGAAGTGGATTACTGTTAAGCATTGATacttctctctcacacacacagcgtgtgtgtgtgtgtgtcttatTCATGGTGAAGAAAGACACATATATTCAATCATAAAAGTGCCACCAATATAGTTTTGTGGTGGGTCAACTAAATTTCTTCATTGTGCTAAGATGGTGTCTGGTAGAAACATGAAGTATAGCTATTTTCATTTCTGCTCATTTTTACCGAATGTTTTGtctccttttcatttttcctccACATAAGTGTAATTGTAATTCCCCCTCCCCTCCTTAACTATTAGTAATAAGCACTTTAACTCCAGTCATTAAGATTTCTGTTAAATTTAACAGAaacatcaaaaaatttcaaaagacATGTCTAAGAAAAATTTGAATCCTCCGTTTAAATTTCACAGAAATCCTAATGGCAGGTGACAAAGTGCTTATTATCAATAGTTGAGGGAGACTTGCTCAGTCTTGAAGTTTAGAGGAGACATTGCAACTAcatcatagtttttttttttttttaacttatcaaaaataacTATGATGTGATTGCAATGTCTCATAGGGGAAAGCTAAGAAATATGAACATAGATAAGACATGGGACACAACATCATAGGAATTCTTGAAAAAATTAGAACATAACATGATAGAGATACAACAATTGATTAATATCTTTAggcatattttatgtttatttcaagttttcaaaatgaaCAACAACTATCAAAATCTTTAAGAATCTTATTTATaatcaaatgaattttttcaGCACAGACACTGGGCATTTTTGGGTTTCTATGCTTATTAGAAGGAAAGTGCCATTTCCACCCAAACTAATGATTCTCATTCAATAATTTACACAGGCATCAAATTCCCATTAAATACGCAAGTTGTGAAATTAACTGTTTGCATATGGCACCTAGCATAAGCAAGACAATCAACTAAAACCAAGTTGATGAAAAGATATTGAGTTTAAATCACTAGACAATGGATTTGCTACAAAAACAATAGACTTGAATGCATCAAAAGTGCTTATTAGGAATGTGGGGATTTTGCAGATTTCAAATCTATCTGCTGTTATAAgactattttaaattttaggataGATCACTTGTTCAATTTGAGATCAATAGACACAACGCAACAACAAACGAGGTGAGTATGATATTTCATTACCCAAAACACACAAGAGTTTCATAATCATGTCAATATGTAAATGTAATTTGGATATAGACATGGACATACTAGTTGATGACAAATAACCAAGCCATTGAAGATTCCCATCCATTAGTGTACTCCTTAGAAGTTCTTCATGCTGAAGCATCTACAAAATTGGAAACAAAACAATGGGCCAAAATCACTCATATAAAAAAAGATcatgaaaaagtaaataatcaaTTCAGCAGagtctttaaaatttatttaaaaaagaaaaagaaaaagaaacgacAATTACTTTAAGCGTACCGGGTCACCAATACCCGCAACAGGAGGGATTGAAACAAGAAGGTGAGTATGATATTTCATTACATCAATGGTGCTCTGtctaaggaaaaacaaaaacaaaataggtGCCAATATAAGCCAAAACGCAACatttaaaaagatatataaaaatagtgaaatacaAACTCACTCTGGTTGATTTGCATCGAAAAGGTAAATATCAAAACCCTTCTCTTCAAGCTGCTTCTTCTTCATAATGCTTGTGCAAGTCCCAGAGACAGCCCTATTGTTCAAATGTGTTAAAACGCATCCAAAATcgtataaatataaaatgaaaatatgaacAAGTACCATCCTTGGTTCTTGAGAGCTTGAGAGAAGAACTGTCCGACGAAACCCATCCCTAGAATGAACATCCGGTTCCGAGATTTCGGTTCCGATGAATCGGTCTCGGAGAGTGAATTGCTAGCAACCAGTATTCGTGGACAAAACGGTGTCGTTTGCGACCTTGGAAGACAGAAATTTCTCCGGACATGGCTGAATTTAAGCGGAGTTACCGAAAATCGGTACGGTATGTGGCAAATATCCATTGCAAAAATGTCGGTTACATCAAAGTGACAACTGACAAAGCATTGGTTTGGTTCCTTTGTTGTTCGGTTCTAGTTCTAGAGTCAAACTCAAAAGCTTTTGACTGTCACACTGTTTTAATTTGGTGGTACTTAACTAGCATCGGCGAAggttatcttttgaatttaggtTGGTACTTAGTTAGGTTTGGCTAAGTATAACCAATCCGAGATCCAATCCAAAACTCGATTGTGGTTCATGGGCTTGTATTAGCCTAGCGTCAtgaattccttttttttttttttttaatagaaatttcattgtttattgTTCGTACATTGATTCACCTCAGAGTATCCACATCAGTAAATGTAAacatttgtaaaatacaaaaagtaatcACTTTAACacattttacccaaaaaatcttCCATATCAATTCTTCTAAAATTGTACATATTTACATATTTGCTACAGTAACTGTGCATATATGCATGGCTATTGTAGCTCGTGtatatcatattttattaatttcacattttgcgcatttctctctctctctctctctctcttttttgtgcAAAACAAACTAACTTCTCTCCTCAATCCTCATcatctttttcctcagatacacacaaacacaaacacaaacacaaacacacccacacacaaataCAAACACACAGACAAATCATCACAAAGGGTGCCTCGTCCTGGTCCCGTGTCCAGGACAAGCACTTCGAGTTGAGTTGTCGAGttacgaggatgagtttgactCAGTGGGTTAGGGCTCCAAGTATTTGAAGGGTGCTGTGGATTTTGGGTCTAAGTCTAAAGAGACACAAAGGAAGAAAGGTATTCCGTGGACTGAAGAAGAGCACAGGTTTAAGATTctcattgtttttttgttttgggggtgATGTGGGTTTTGATCGATGATGTGGGTTTGAATGTTTGATCGGTGATGTGGGTTTTGATGGTTGATTGGTGATATGGGTTTGAATGGTTGATCGGTGATGTGGGTTTTAATCATTGCTTCTGGATTGGAGAGGTGCTGTGGTGCTTGTGATGGTTGTGGTGTTAATGGAGTGCTTGTGAGGGTGCTTCTAGGTTTTGACCTTGAGAGAAAGaggaataaaagaaagaggaaacaGCAGagacaaggaaaaagaaagaaaaagaaagaagaagaataggtTGATggatgaataaaataatattaaaaaaagaatataaaaatattatttatataaaatatagtgtatAATAGATGGATTGAtgtggatgttttgtaaaaatgaatgtgtaaaatagaaaaagtagcttttttgtgtaaaatagatgataAGTTTACATCCACTGATATAGATGCTCTTAGTACCAAGAGGAAACAAGACACACAATAAATATTAGAAGGTTGCAGTAGTAATAGTGTAGCATGCTCATAatgtgatgatgatgatgatgtgacACTTCTCATTAAACACGTAAGAAGTGAAGTACGTACTAGTTACTACGGTTATcataattcaaaaaagaaaaagaaatcaacatGTGATGATAACTCAATGATGATAACTCAATGTATAAGGTCGTGTTTGGTTTGTCACTCACTCATATCCCAACACTCAAAACTTAAATCTCCTCACTCAAACTCATATCTCAATATCTCACAACTCTAACTcaataaaacccaaaactcacTCATATGCTCGTTTGGCAACTTGTTCTCACAGTTATCTCAAATTTAAATCACAACTTTCTATCACTATGTGGGTCCCACATAGCATTGATTGCACTGCTATGCTCTACAACGGCCAAGCCCTACCCGCGTGTAATACCTCTCTCCTCTTCACACCCTTCCCACAAAAAATGTCATCAGCTTCTCTCTTCATTCTCTCCCCAACTCATCTGTCATCTACACCTCTCAAACCCCAAAACCAAAAGACCATCAATTATTCAACTCCTCCATCCTCGCCCACCTATGCTGCCGCCATTCTCTCCCTAACGCATCATCCTCCTTCCTCATCCTTGAACCCGAGCGCCGCCACAACTCGAAGAGGACGCTACAGCTCCGTCCGCCACAACACCCAGCAGCCCCTGAAGCCCACCAAACAGATAGCCACCATCACACATtgaaaactctctctctctctctctctctcttagaacaTTTTGTGTATGGGTGCGATTTAGGTCTTAAATTTGTGTATTCGAGTAAGTAATTtatgggtttaattttttaaacttattttattctttttaatttttgaaatgtgAAGCCTTGCATGTTGCTGTACGATTAGAAAAAAATCAGATGATATTAAGAAATTGAATGAGCTTCATTAGTTTAAGAATAAGCttcataattgataatttttttctaaagcCAACAGCAGAGCAAATTAGACATTGTTCATAATACCATGGCTGTAACAAAGAAACAAGACAGAGAAACttctacaataaaaaataaataaaaaaataaaaacaaaacaagagcCATAAAAGCTATACTTGAGTAGAGAGTAAAAAAAGAGGCATAAATAAACAAGCATTCACAGCCAAGTGAGCCAACGTCTCTgtaaacacaacacaaaaaatggAGGAAcatgggaaaaacaaaaaatatcaaaataaaacccAACAGCTTCGAGCATGTAAACAGATGGAGGGGCTGAATTTGGGTCTCATAGGAAAATGGAATCGATGAATGGAGTTGACCTGGAGCTGGGTCTTGTGTTGATCGGCTGAACTGGGGCTTATTTCAGTCGTTGAAGTGTGTTGTGGGTTTGGGAGaaggaaaagggaaagtgaTGAAGTGCAAGCTAGCATGGGTGGTTGGGAAagttatgaaataaaatatcCATTGGAGCTTCAACTTGCAATGATGGGACTACAAAATGGTGTGGGACCTAATTGTGCTGAAAAATTACGAAAATTGTCACTGAGTTAACATAACCCATAACTTGAAAAAACGTTGGAACTGTTTTTGAATTTGTTAACCCATATCTCAAAAAAGTGAGATTTGTTAATTGAGTaaactgagagaaaatcatCCAAACAATATTACTACCCGTGGGCCCCACAGATTTTGGGTTATGAGTTAACAAAACTCAATTTGGTTAACTCAGTTcaccaaaatccaaacaaggcctaagTGTCCTAGAAGATTATGGATAAAGCTTCATGCATCATGAATAGCataaaaaacttttgaaatcttAAATATAAACAGAGGCTCATATCCCAAGCAAAGACACATcctaaactctttttttttttttttggttttatttcacTTGTATTTCTTAGTTTAGCATTCTGATTAGACTTATTAAGGTGTTGATGCAAGGAACTTTGGGGGAAATGGGCTTTTACccttatttttgaaaatatctaGCACAATGTTcctattttaaaactatttagcaGAATATCcctatttttgaaattcaattttgacaAAATCAAGTTTCGTATAAAACTCGATATCctcaaaattgagttatatctatatttttaagtgaaactcAATTTTAGTAATGTCgagttttacttaaattttcaaaaaacatttaatggcaaaatatgcatagaactcgattttttaaaaattgagttaCATTGAAACTAGATTTTTAGAAAaccgagtttcaaaatagggacatAGTACATAACAATTTCAAGACAAAGACATTGTgttagatatttttaaaaataagggcaaaagcccatttttccCGAGAAATTTGTATATATCTTGTAGGTTCTTCTTAATTAGATCTATTACTTCGTGCTGCTGTAATTTCTATGTCCTATTTTAAAGTTAGTTTCAATAGTTTAATTTTCACTGTTGTTTAGTGTAGGTAGTTGTGTTTTTGTACTTGCATCTTAATTCTTAAGGTAGTTGAGTAGTTATTTTCACTGTTCTATAACTTTGCATTTATCCTTATAATCGACATAGAGTTATTAGCATAGT
This genomic stretch from Castanea sativa cultivar Marrone di Chiusa Pesio chromosome 1, ASM4071231v1 harbors:
- the LOC142624059 gene encoding uncharacterized protein LOC142624059 encodes the protein MDICHIPYRFSVTPLKFSHVRRNFCLPRSQTTPFCPRILVASNSLSETDSSEPKSRNRMFILGMGFVGQFFSQALKNQGWAVSGTCTSIMKKKQLEEKGFDIYLFDANQPEQSTIDVMKYHTHLLVSIPPVAGIGDPMLQHEELLRSTLMDGNLQWLGYLSSTSVYGDCGGAWVDEDYPTTPTSELANLRLVAEKRWLNLGDDLGLSAQVFRLGGIYGPGRSAVDTIIKQGALSESQKMRVSRQYTSRIHVEDISQALKASIHAPSPGKVYNIVDDDPAPREEVFAYARDLVEKKWPGQIKQSTNESESFIKMGSPRGAKRVSNARMKKELGVRLLHPNYGSGLKSIINHMEHYETYPSSLP